A part of Setaria viridis chromosome 8, Setaria_viridis_v4.0, whole genome shotgun sequence genomic DNA contains:
- the LOC117866566 gene encoding uncharacterized protein, with amino-acid sequence MSDDSDGQRQCRRGVTVDVELDAAMALADMAGVGPAATPGGGNHPRPSHQAAAAAPPTAEGEDDLASTRLSLELGKVGIQSASPCSSSSSAGHPHPQPSAQHQPHPVPEAAATGYGPRPRHTLTEAEKEAKRLRRVLANRESARQTILRRQAIRDELARKVVDLSSQNENMKKEKDMVMQEYLSLKEANKQLKEQAHHHHHHRFRFRFNPVLA; translated from the exons ATGTCTGACGACAGCGACGGGCAGAGGCAATGCCGCCGCGGCGTCACCGTCGACGTCGAGCTCGACGCCGCCATGGCGCTCGCCGACATGGCCGGGGTCGGGCCGGCTGCCACCCCTGGCGGCGGCAACCACCCGCGCCCTTCTCATCAG gctgccgccgcggcgccgccgacaGCGGAGGGAGAGGACGATTTGGCGAGCACGCGGCTGAGCCTTGAGCTCGGCAAGGTCGGCATCCAGTCCGCGTCCCCCTGCTCCAGCAGCTCCAGCGCCGGCCACCCGCACCCCCAGCCTTCGGCACAGCATCAGCCGCACCCCGTGCCCGAGGCAGCGGCGACGGGGTacggcccccggccccggcacACGCTCACCGAG GCCGAGAAGGAGGCGAAGCGGCTGCGACGCGTGCTGGCCAACCGGGAGTCCGCCCGCCAGACCATCCTCCGGCGCCAGGCCATCCGCGACGAGCTCGCCAGGAAGGTCGTCGACCTCTCCTCCCAGAACGAGAACATGAAGAAG GAGAAGGACATGGTGATGCAGGAGTACCTCTCGCTCAAGGAGGCCAACAAGCAGCTCAAAGAACAGGcacaccaccatcaccaccatcgCTTTCGCTTTCGCTTTAATCCTGTACTTGCTTGA
- the LOC117866944 gene encoding probable F-box protein At2g36090, with translation MGGLGAMDAAGAATPAAVEDLPADVLALVLRRLDGATLAAVGCACSALRDLAADPGTWRGLCLAMWPSLRDVPCFSRASAGGGHYYRALFADAFPFPDTTPSVPPPAVPGPAGSRPRSPLPARLVSAVDLHHGGACIMSRVVETDAASGWFLGAPFRVDALVQEGFTAPLSPATTIAPGDLALSWILIDPATGRALNASSRRPVSVDRKWLTGDTVARFAIVLPGADAGGSDVALEAAVTCDERRGHVREVSLCAEGGDGGGVSGRDALAAVAAAMAGARRGGRGAEGAARQRYEEFVRGERARKERKARREGIVDLCCSGVGAAAFLGFLVMLTLR, from the coding sequence ATGGGTGGTCTCGGGGCCATggacgccgccggtgccgccacgccggcggccgtcGAGGACCTCCCGGCCGACGTCCTGGccctcgtcctccgccgcctcgacgGCGCGACCCTGGCCGCCGTCGGGTGCGCGTGCTCCGCCCtccgcgacctcgccgccgacccGGGCACCTGGCGCGGGCTCTGCCTCGCCATGTGGCCCTCCCTTCGCGACGTCCCTTGCTtctcccgcgcctccgccggcggtgGGCACTACTACCGCGCGCTCTTCGCTGACGCCTTCCCGTTCCCGGACACCACACCGTCGgtaccgccgccggcggtgcccGGACCGGCGGGCTCGCGGCCGCGATCACCCCTGCCCGCGCGCCTCGTCTCGGCCGTCGACCTCCACCACGGCGGCGCCTGCATCATGTCCCGCGTCGTGGAGACGGACGCCGCGTCGGGGTGGTTCCTGGGCGCGCCGTTCCGCGTCGACGCGCTCGTGCAGGAGGGCTTCACGGCGCCGttgtcgccggcgacgacgatcGCGCCGGGGGACCTCGCGCTCAGCTGGATCCTCATCGACCCGGCCACCGGCCGCGCCCTCAACGCCTCCAGCCGCCGCCCGGTCTCCGTCGACCGCAAGTGGCTCACGGGCGACACCGTGGCGCGCTTCGCCATCGTGCtccccggcgccgacgccggtgGCTCCGACGTCGCACTGGAGGCCGCCGTGACGTGCGACGAGCGTCGCGGGCACGTGCGGGAGGTGAGCCTGTGcgcggagggcggcgacggcggcggggtcagCGGCCGGGACGCGCTGGCCGCGGTcgccgcggccatggccggcgcgaggcggggcggccgcggcgccgaggGCGCGGCGAGGCAGCGGTACGAGGAGTTCGTCAGGGGAGAGAGGGCGCGCAAGGAGCGGAAGGCCAGGCGGGAGGGCATCGTCGACCTCTGCTGCTCCGGCGTCGGAGCCGCGGCGTTCCTCGGCTTCCTCGTCATGCTCACGCTCCGGTGA